tgtgtgtgtgtgtgtgtgtgtgtgtgtgtgtgtgtgtgtatgtgcatgtgtgtgtgtttgagggggaACAGAAAAGTGTGAATTAAATCCTCCACAGTCCCTCacctttgtgtctgtgtgtgtgtgcttgtattaATCACATTGTGGCAACAAACAGTCTTTCTAAACAGTTTTTTCAAAGTCACAGACCCATGTGGAAACAAAAAGCTGCTCCCCTTAAAGATTAACCATTTATTTTAGGTTTCAAGACCTGGTTTATACTTGAGGTTACACTCTCAGTGAGGGTTAGATTTGGGATTAGGCATCTAGAAATTATGATTAAATGCTGAAAATATAATCCAAATCAGAACAAATGATTGGACCCTTACAGGATCCTGGAATGTAATTAGGTCTACTCAAGTACTTCAGGTACtttagtattttcattttatgcttCATTATACTGTACTTGGACTTATTTGGCCGCTGGCCGCTTAGCTGatgaacattttacacattcaacatttcatATGACCATCTCATAAAACATGATGAGCTTCCCTTCAACCAGCTAAGAAATAATACACTCTCTTCAACAATAATTATCATGTACTATAAGAAATATGATAACACTCTGAAAGGGACCATTCTCCATGATGAGccattttactttaaattttaCTTAACTTTACGATAATTGTCATTAATTACAATAATTACATGTGATGCCGCAACGTTGCTGTAttactacttttacttaatTATAAGTACCTCTTACACCACTATGGATAAAACTTTGAGTTGAATAATTAACATTGTATGACAACAATAGTGTATCagctttattattgttttatgttcGTTTCCTTGTTTGAAGCTGTTTGTTTACATCACTGGGGtcatattttaatttctaaTCAGCAGGGAAGCAAAATACAATGCTTTTTCTTTGCTGGTGTAAGTCGGACACTCTAATTATGTGTGTACATACACCATACTTACATAGTCTAAAATACATTGAGGTTTTAAGGTTATGTTAGCCTGTTgggaattaattaaaatgagtaGAATTTCCTATCTTGTAGCAAAAGcaagtattttgtgtgtgttctgtagaaagtgtattttattgtgtaccTGAGATTCTCTGAGCTGAACTCAGACTCCAGGAACTTGAGGAACTGCTCTCTCCCCACAGGATCTTTGAGAACCTCATCAATGCCAAAAGCCCACCTCTTTACCCTCTGCTGACCTGGTTCCTTACTGGGggatgacacacacaaatgcagcaTTATCTTTTGACAAATGTAGAATATGTACAACAGTAAAGTATGCCACCACTGCTCTTTATTTGGAAAAATTTGCCCACCTGGCTTCGAGTTCCCAGAGTGTGGTGTCATCTGAGATCCAGGGGTTGGATGGGTCTGGAGGCGTGAGGAAGGGGTCGTATTCAAGGTACTGCTCTGTGTAGCCCAGCAaactacagagagaaaaaaacacaactgagGAAATATGACTGGCAAGCAAACAAGAATCAATCACTCAGGAAATTATGCCTTTATTTGAATAATTATGAACAAGTTGTTTATTTGGAAGCTTTAATTGACAACAGGAGAATTGAAATCCTCTTGGGATCAAATAATTCAAATTGAGATGAGAGATAGAGTCTGACAGGAGCGATTGACCCTGCATTTGGACACAAGGATAGAGAACTCTCAGCTGAGTGCAACTCTTCTTTGTTCAGTGTGCCATTAAGTATCTGGCACCGTCAATGCTGATGCCCACTGAAGGCATTGTCTGGGCCCAATCACTCCTCAAGGTCATCGGAGCCCTTAATTCCATGCCGTGTCAGGCTGTTTAAAGGCTCAATAAACAGATCAACTGCTAAACTGAATGAAGACACAAAGAACATTACTCACCTCTCTGCCACTTTGGACATTTTCAGTCGATGCCTGTCTAATTGCAATTGCCAAAAGGTGATCTGAAACAATAGCAGGGAACAGTAGGCATCAGTCACCTTGAACTCACAGAAAACACTGGTTTGCCTGTATATCTACATATAAActgcatattttcattttttttacttaaaatgtACACTCTAAAATATCTACTACAGTGCGCTTAGTAAAGTATAAATCATTATTGAGTGACTAAATAGAATCTAAGAGCTAGTATTGACTTCAAATTGTTAAAAATCCCATCTTTAGTGGTAATGCACCAGCTGTAGGTCTAACCTGTTCCTGCAGTTCTTCTTCTGTAGGTTGTTTGGCCTCTGGGGCGGGGGTGTGGGTTGGGCTATGGGTACGGATATCATTCTGCAGCCCATACACAGACtgagacaacaaaaaaaacaggataaaatAGTAGTAGCCTTGCAGTAGATGACAAGCACAGCAAGGAACAATGAACTGTTCATGTCTGTGTTACAGTGCTATCAACCCTGACCTTAAAAGAAAGGTGTATGAGTAGGAGGATGTAGTGTACCTTTCTGGTTTTATGGGGGTTTTTCATTCTGGAGGACTTCTTTATGTCGACTTCTGTTGTATTCACACATCCAGGCTTGGAGTAAGAgtgaaaggaaaatgaaaaaaattagtACTTTACTCATCATTTCAGTTCTTATTATTTCAGCCGCTTATGCTTTACCCTCTAGGATCACACGACAAACACAGTGAAAGCGCAGTTTCACCAATATTATATGAGTTTTAGCTAGTTAAATCTAATATGCTTAGCTTATAGGTGTGGAGTGATTCAGTGAGTGAGTCTCCAGGACAATGTGTCTGCTGGTTTAATTAAACATGGAATGTGTCAGTTCTAGCAAAACAAGTAAACCAGCGGGAAATCAGAGTCTTAGCGTGCAAATTCTGGCTGATTGAACAAGTGGTCTAATCTAGGTCTCTTCCAGAAGAACAGAACTAAGTAGCTTGACGGCGTCACTGTGAAATTTGAATTAATATTGATTATGTTGCTCCAAGGACGCATAAATTGAACTTGTTATTTTCCAATTAAACATGGAGCTGTGGCTTTTGGAGAAATACAGCAGAGGAGACCCTTTAacctcgggggggggggggggggggggggggaactaaatgctaatgctaagGAAGGGTGTATGAACAAGGTAAAGAGCAGCAGTGAGGCTGATGTGTAGTGACAGTTATTGATGTGGCATTTCATGTGTACGATGGGAGATTTAAAGTGCGTTCACCTCTTTACACGGTTCATATGCCACCAGAATCAAAGGTAGCTCATATATAAACTACATAATTGATAAAGAGCTTGTAACTGTATAACATTTTCAAAACACAACTTCTTTATCACATTTCATATTACCTGTGAAATGTGTGGGACAGATTAAAACAACCCAGAGAGCATTCACTGTCTGTATTTATGCAATTATTcttttgactgtgtgtgtgtgtgtgtgtgtgtgtgtgtgtgtgtgtgtgtgtgtgttgtggagtGGAGTGTGGTCTGTGTGAAATCCTTTTTTTCAATATTGTTCACTCTTGCAAGAACAATTAAGGTGATGTTGATAATGTCAGCAATGACATCAGTAACCGCAAAGACGATGATGACGACAACACTAGTGATTTCACTCACCACTGGTCTGTGAACATCCCAGAATGCTCTTTCCTGactgtcaaggattttcctctcaattttgtctcttttcttgtCCACtctggtgggaaaaaaagagttcaGTACATGTAGCTTATTCCAACACTTGTATGATCCATTTATTCCATCACATGTTTAATGTACTGTTCATCTGTTGTGAGCTGGACATTACAAGGAAGTTGTAGTGAAGGCTAAGTTTAATCATGTCATAATGAGGGAGCAAGAAGACTCACTCCTAATTGCTCAATGCGTGTGTGCTTCTTAAAGAAACCTACTTCGCTTGTGCTTCTGCTTGCATAAAAATGAACTCCCATTTCCTGGCGAAAGCTCTCTGTAGCCTTGCTAAGCTCTCCTgcaagtaaaacaaacaaaaaaaggcttttGAGGTATCTGGGGTGATTATGTTTACTACACATGCTGTGTACAGAGCATGGCTCGATAccatctttattgatccctgctcatgtacaaaaagaaaaaacacagtgcATAACTAGCCGGGTGATTCATTTAATATCTTTGGTGAGGAAAGTTATGATGcagtgacacacaaaaaaacaaatggcTTCAGTATCAGGGTGAAAAAAAGGCAAGAGATAAAGCCTGAGAGAGCTGCCAACACAGCAACAGAACAGATATGTGGAGAGAGGAGTGCTGACACTAAAAGACCTCTTTCACTTACCGCTTCATAGTCTGCAAGCTCCAGACGTGCTTTATTTTGCATTGTTCTTTTGCAGAGGTaaacagctgagagagagatagagagagaaagagagagagagagagcgagagagagagagagagagaaagagagagacatagagagcgGTAATAGGGAGAACTGGATCCCGGCTTGGTTTTAACAGCCTTAAGTGGCCCTGCGTTTACTCATTTAATCCTCTCAACTGCACATTTAAACTGGCCTGCAAATCACAAAGGTCATTGACTGTGCATGGTGTGTGAGcgtctgttactgtgtgtgcttgtgtgtgtgtgtgtgtgtgtgtgtgtgttcccgaCTTTTGATGCCTTCATATACtatcatcccttcatccctttgTTAAATGACCATTGTCAGGAAACTTCATTATGCCATTAGACTGTTTTCATTAAGGGGCATAATTCACGTCAATCAGTAACTACATCTGAGACACTTTAACTTCCCGTAACACTCGGGATTATTCCCACAGCCTCTCCAACAACTAAAACAACCTGCAGGGTTGTGGCTATTCCCCgaacacatttttgacattgTGAAATTGTTAtctccactctgctctgctgtaaACAATAAAAAGCTCATCCCTGTATCACCATTAAAACATTCAGCCAAATGTGCACATTTAGCCAACAGGTGCAAGTATACAAACACAGccctggattttttttattcttatcaGTCTACATCAGTCAGAGAGCCCAACTGAGGCAAATGCAATTGACTGAGGTTGGGatacaaacaaaatgtaattataaaaatagacataaatagatagagagtcATTGCATGTCCACTGCAAAATAACTGATTCTAGTGGGCCGGCATTTGAGTAAAACTAAATATGACTTGACGTTCAGGTACTGCAGGTGaatcattttgaacttttttacatttgcattaaTATACATACCTATTGAACAAACATATTTTGTGCTCTACAGTGTCATTAGCCTCTCTGGGACATTTAATGCACAAAGTAGGAATTAGACTACAACAGAATAGCTAGCTCACCATAGTCTGTGTTTTCTGGTTCCCAGCAGTTTGATGGCCAAAAGTAGGGAGTCTGGAGAGAAAAACAGGTAATTAAGaaccaaaactaaaagaaaaccTTGCATCTTTGAAAAAGTACAACCAACCAAATGGTGTTTTGAATCAAAGTGTGCACTGTCATTTGGTCACAGTGCTGCATCtgtcacaataaaacattttgttttataatggGCTTGGCATAATGTCTAAAGCACATAAGCTCCTTTCAGTGCGCACTGAGAGCAGACACCAGCAGGAGCCTTGCCCCTCCTCAGGCAGCATTGTATGGACTGGCTTCAGATGAGAACTGATTAGATGTAAAGAGCAAAGTGAAGCCTGCCACTAACACAAACAGCCTTAGGCATTGATTTACTTTGGTTGGTTCTGTGCAGCACACTTGGGGGAGCTCACTGGGTGGAAAATCGCTAAAACTGTCAATCCCACTATTGACATTCAGCAtgatgttgggtttttttgttcttgttttatgAACCTATAAGAATTCTGGAGCTTGTACACAGTCAGATAGTTAAATTATGGTTTTGACTTCAGCGTTTCACATGGAAGAATCTGAGCATGTTTCAAAGGTCTCTCACCCCATTTGTGATTTCTGAAATGGACTGCTGCTATTAACAGATGGCACGTTGTCATGTGTAAAGTGACTtttgtagggttagggttagctaaccTAACCCTTTGTTTTCAACAGCATGGAAGCAGCTTCAGATGTCATATAGAAAGTATGATAAACCTACCACATTTTTCCCTCtatgaaaaatacataaagCATTGAACAATTTATCTCTCCAAGACATCTCCTGCAACCTTGTCTGCACATCACACAAATCTGGGTTGTTGAAAAACTTTGGGTGAAAACTTTCTGTTCGTGCatgggtgatttttttttctttacagaaaaaaatatgacaaaatccaatccaatccaaaatAGTTTCAGTATGGTTGttccaaaaatatgaaaaggtgGCACATCTCAAATTTCCTAGTCAAAGAGGACAAAGTACTAAcatttcacttgtttatttGGCTCACATCACATTAGAAAAATGCTTACAGTTTCAGCACAGAGCCTTCTTCAGAGCCGAAACTTGAGATGTGCaaccttttcatatttttggaaCATGCTTACTGGATTTTGGGTTAAGCAGTCCACTGAGAATCCCATTGTTGAAGCGCAACCTCCTGCTCCAATTCCATTTTAGTGTGGTGTTGATTCAATTTAACAGTGCTTTTGGATTTTGCATTATGCTGacctgtatttttatatttagtctACCGTCATTGCTTTAAACAGGTTGaacaaaatattataaaacacCTTTCAGTATGAAGCAATACAGTTCAACAGCATCACAAAGTAAAGCCTCTAAAATAACcataaaaatatgacttttttgcAGGACTGTTGGATTAGACCACTATGTGTTTGCAATAGACTGGAAGGTGAGTATAATCGcataataaaagaacaaaccaTCACAGTATTACTATAACCATTCTTACCTGAAACCTATAGAAAGTGCCATCATCTTTGAGAGTGAGGACGTGATCTGAGATGGGGAAGAAGTAACCATGTGCAGCCATCAGAGTTCCTAGGTGAAGAGCCTCCactgagagaaaacacaaacaaaaagtcCATTTACAACTTGGTTACTCCTGTTCAGTCTGCCAGTTTTCCCATTAATATCGCACGCAAGCACACACAACTTTGCTTTTATGCAtataaaacattcacacatgtatCACCACGGCTCAAAAAGTTTCACAAGTCCTTCAAGAGACACATTTAATTCAACAACACTGTAGAAATTTGAAAGCAATTCTTGCTCTAAGTAAAGTTTTTGCTCTTTCagtaatgtattaaaaatatactCCCAAACAGTTAGATGTAGTGGGAACTGAAAGATGAAAAATCATAAATTAGCTTATTATATTGGTATGTGTACATGGTATTGTCACTAGAAActgatatacatatatatatacacagtatttACAACCAGTAAAGTATCTGCTCACATATGTTATCATATTCACCTAAAAGATTCGAACAAACTAAAATATAACCACTTTAAATGAGGAATACTGTGCATCAGTATTCTGATCAGttttctaataaaaaaataataaattaaaatctaaTTGCTCCTCTTtgtaaacattatttatttagttaataCTGAGGCATTAAAAGATATATCTACTACACTTTGGGATCTCACTTTCATTAAAAGAAGATTCTCTGATTATTCTGTAATCAATAGTTCCTCACAGAATGgtggcttttttgttttgtttttgtcccaCCATCTAATTAACTGCATTCACCTTTCATCCCCAGGTACATATTTATAACTGACAAAATGGCCACAACGAACATGACCTGAATTAAgagctgctgcttttaaaatttACTACTTtgacagaaggacagacaggtCTCCATTCCAACCAAACACCACAGGTATTGACACTGTGCAGCTATAGACATATATGTAACAGTACAAAATAGAACTTAGTCGGTGACGGATGGAAAGGTACAATATATGTTAATTCTGAAATGATAAAATGGTAGATTGATGGCCACAGCACTGATTAGCCAACCTTCAGCCCTGAGAGGTTGAACTCATCAATCAAATCGCCTGCTGTTGTGCTTGGTTGGAGCGAAAACCTGCTTCCCTGCAGAGCTCTGTGGCACATGGTTGACTGTCCCTGATTTGAAACCATCAGATAATGAAAACATGTAATCATCATCAACTGTGTGTCTCGTCTGCCACTAGTTATTCCCCGCTGTTCTCAACTTGCAAACCCTTAATTTTTGTCAACACCCATTATTCATATTTAGTGTAATGTGGTGACAGGTGTCAGTTATTGCCAggttttttggttttatgaACAGTATACGACATTCTTTTTTAGATGTTGTTTCATATAGttgtgttcttttatttttccattatgTGATTTGATTATTTGGAGTAAAGCCTAGGAGAGACTAGATGTGTCAAAATCACGGATGCTATAGCAAGAGCTTgctgtatgcatgtatataatAAGCACATCtctactctctcacacacacacacacacactggatgtATGCGTGTGTGAGCTAAATATAGATTGGCTTTTCCTTTACCACTGAGTTGACTATCACAGCAGAGGTCAGGATGCTTAAGTGAAGCATGTGtgaatttatctataaataatgactcattatttatttaaacctgTTTACTTACAACAACACACCCTTTCCTTATCCACTATCTAGCTAGCTCAGTTTTCAACTATACTGTCATTAACTGTCatactgtcatcatcattaactgtatgttatattttatgtgtaattAAGTTAGGAAGAGAAATTGTCATTTCTGTGCTGTTAGAGAGCTTCACTTTCCAAGAGATACAGAGGAATTTGAGCTGAAAGGacaaacatttacagaaaaatCCACTCATCCATGTACCTTTTCACTTATTATTCATTCAAAAATTTCATTCTGTGGATTGTCACTTCAGAAATGTTGAATGTCAGATGAAAGTAATGTCAACACAGTATGAAAAATCACGTCTGTGACAGCGCAGTAAGAGACTTGAAGTGTTTGTTGTCTCCTCTTCTTCAAGCAGGGGGATGATCTGTTCCCATTTTGTGTGCAGTGTCTCTGTCACCTGTTTTGGTGTGCTCAATCTTCCTGTGACTGTTGAAGTGAAGCTGATggtttttctgatgacagtttAAGGATGGATGTTGAATACCATCTGTACTCAcagtcagtgatgatgatgtgtctAAATCCCCAAAACAATCCTTCTGACACTCAGTTTCTTTCATGGTCTGTTGTTTTGCTTGTGTCGAATAAAGATGGACAGTAAatgctactttaaaaaaatgatctgttataaacattttatgtatttcattACAAAATCCAGCATATACCATATTATAGGCACAAAAGACTTATTCTGAAAATGCTTAATCAGACTAATATGAGACATTTCCatgatataaatgtaatattaaataaGGCTGTTTTGTTGTGGTTTTTCTAGTAAGTCTGTAAAGATCAGTTATCAGTACCAAGGGAGCTTCTGGCTTCCATTTAACATATTGCAGGCTTTTCTATAAGCTTTATAGCTGAGTAAACCTTGGACTGGAATTAGTCAAGTTGTCAAGAAAGGCTGGCCTCAGAGTCTGGGGGGAAAACACCCTTTGATTTCATCATATTACCAGCTCTGTGCCAAAAACCCAG
This portion of the Scomber japonicus isolate fScoJap1 chromosome 14, fScoJap1.pri, whole genome shotgun sequence genome encodes:
- the rgs7a gene encoding regulator of G-protein signaling 7a, which encodes MAQTNSGGQGTNGVADESPNMIVYRKMEEVIARMQDEKNGIPIRTVKSFLTKIPSVFSGSDIVQWMIKNLDIEDQVEALHLGTLMAAHGYFFPISDHVLTLKDDGTFYRFQTPYFWPSNCWEPENTDYAVYLCKRTMQNKARLELADYEAESLARLQRAFARKWEFIFMQAEAQAKVDKKRDKIERKILDSQERAFWDVHRPVPGCVNTTEVDIKKSSRMKNPHKTRKSVYGLQNDIRTHSPTHTPAPEAKQPTEEELQEQITFWQLQLDRHRLKMSKVAESLLGYTEQYLEYDPFLTPPDPSNPWISDDTTLWELEASKEPGQQRVKRWAFGIDEVLKDPVGREQFLKFLESEFSSENLRFWLAVQELKKRPIREVPTRVQEIWQEFLAPGAPSAINVDSKSYAKTTQNVKDPGRYAFEDAQEHIYKLMKSDSYSRFIRSSAYQELLQAKKKKSKNLF